The window AAGCGGTCTTTTATTTTTTGACATAAATACTAAAAATCATATTTTCATTTGAGGTAACAAAGATAAATGAAATAAAACACATACTTCCATCTTCTTTCTCTTTTTGGCTATCCTTGTTTATTTTAAACTTGTAAAGTTATTTAAAGAGGAATTAATAATCTATAAATCGGACCACTAGGGGTAGTTAAAAAACTCACTAATTCAGATCAACTTACAAGTTATAAGTTTTATCAGGGATTTTAGATAAAAATATTACACAATACATAAAACTTTATCGTAATAACTTGTATTCTACAAAAGCCTCTATCGCTTCATAGTTTGCTAGACCTAATTGTCTATACAGCTCGGCAGTAGCCCTATTACGATCTTCGCTACGCTGCCAAAATAAACGTTCGTCGTTACCAAGAAATGGAGCACTTTCCATCTGAGACTGATGTCGAAGGATAGCATTTCTCTTGGTACGTAATTCTTCTGGTGAAAGAGGAACTGCCATTTCTATATCTTCTATTCTCCATTCCTGCCAAGCTCCACGATACATCCAAATTCGACAATTGTTGTTTAACCACTTTTCGCCTTTTAATTCATCAACGGCTGCCAGTACTATGTCTAAGCACATCTTATGTGTTCCATGAGGATCTGCAAGATCTCCGGCAACAAATATTCGGTCAGGTTGTAATTCACGCAAATAATCTATAATTATTCCTATATCTTTTTCTGAAAGAGGATTTTTTCTTATTTCCCCCGTTTCGTAAAACGGTAAATCTAAAAAACGAACCTTATTGGCACTTAATCCTAAATATCGGCAAGCTGCAATAGCTTCTTGACGACGAATACGTGCTTTTACAAAAAGGATATCTAGTATATCTACTCCATCTATTTCTTCTCCATGTAAAAGAAAACGAAGAATCTTATCATACTTCACCTTCAATATTGCATTAGTAGAATCATATCGTTGGCGTATATTTTCGAATAAAGAAATGTACCGTATTACATCTTCATCATTCACGGCAATGTTACCTGATGTTTCATAAACTACATATACATCATGATTTTGTTCAATCAATCGACGAAAAGTTCCACCCATAGAAATAATGTCATCATCAGGATGAGGACTAAAGATCGCTATTTTTTTAGGGTAAGGGAACGCCTTCTCAGGACGATTTGTATCATCAGTATTGGGTTTTCCACCTGGCCACCCGGTAATTGTATGTTGCAAATCATTAAAGACACGAATATTTACATTATAAGCTGAATTATAAATCGAAAGTAATTCTTCCAAGTGATTATCTTGATAGTCTTTATTGGTGAGTTTTAAAATAGGTTTATCTATTTTTTGACACAAATGCACAATAGCACGCCGAATTAACTTATCATTCCATTCACAATGAGTAACTAACCATGGTCGACTAATTCGAGTCAATTGATGTGCAGCTCTTCTATCTATATGAAGACAAATATTCAAATGATTGCAAAGGTGGGAAGCAATAGTATCAGGCTCGTTACCTTCAACAACATCATAAACACTACTAGCCTTTTCTCCTCCAAAGGCAATCATTACTATCCGTTTTGCTTGCATAATAGTAGATAAACCCATAGTAATAGCGCCTATTGGTACATTATTAATAGCACCAAAAATACTATCGGAAGCTTCTTTCTTTGATGGCATATCAAGCATAACTAGACGAGTAGAAGAATTGATACCTGAGCGCAGCATATTAATACCAATATTACCACTTTCACTCAATCCCAACAACATAAAATCTATACCTCCAACTCTTGCAATGATTTCTTCATATTGAAGACAATGACTTAGAATAACTTCCTTGTTTATTCTTCCATTAAGAGTATATATTTGTCGTGATGGGATATTAATGTGATCTATTAAAGTACTTTTCAAAAAACTAAAACTACTATTGGAATGTGGTTGCAAAGGGTAGTATTCATAAAGATTAAAGAGTATGACATTTTGGAAACTCAATCCTTCTTCCCGATGCACACGAATTAATTCTTGATAGATTGTTTGTAGAGAATTTCCGCTTTGTACAGCTATTGCTATCGGTTCGTTTATTGTTTGCCTTTCCCGTATCGCTTTGGCTATTTCTGTACATATTTGTGAAGAGGCTTCTTTTTCTGATTCATAAATTTTAACTGGCAACTTTTCCTGACGAGTTTCAAATTCGTTCTGTAATTGATAATATCGACTCGGAATATGTTCTAATATAATTTTTGAACTCAAATCTAATTTCATAGCACTATTCTTATTTTAAGAATTTTTAAGAATACCAATTCGTTTTATAATATTAATCGATAAAATATCAATAAAATATCAATAGAATATCAAGTAATATAATAAAATATTAATCAATAAACCGTCGAGTTAAATTCTCGTAAGCATCTATGCGACGATCCCTTAAAAAAGGCCATACGCGACGTATTTCTTCTTGTCTATGAAAATTTATATCAACAATTAGGTTTTCTTCTTGCATATCTGAAGCTTGAGCTATTATTTCACCTTGTCCTCCACAAACAAAACTGTTCCCCCAAAATAGAATTCCGTTTGTTTGTCCAGAAGAATCATATTCGTGTCCAACACGATTGACAGTCACGGAAGGTAGTCCATTATGAATAGCATGTGCTTGCTGTGAAATTATCCATGCATTTTTTTGTTTTCTTTTTTCTTCATCTGTGTCAGAACTTTCGTATCCAATAGCTGTAGGGTAAATTAAAATATCTGCTCCAGATAGTGCCATTAAACGAGCAGCTTCTGGATACCATTGATCCCAACATATTAGTATACCAAGCCTTCCAAGAGATGTTTGTATAGGTTGAAAACCCAAATCACCTGGAGCGAAATAAAATTTCTCGTAATAAGCAGGATCATCAGGAATATGCATTTTACGATATCTCCCTACAATATTTCCATCCCTTTCTATAACTACAGCTGTGTTATGATAAAGGCCTAATGTCCTTCTTTCAAACAAAGATAAAATCAAAATAATTCCAAGCTCTTGAGCCAATTTGCCGAATAATCTTGTAGAATATCCAGGTATACTTTCACTTATATCAAAAGCCTTTATATTTTCTGTTTGACAAAAATATAAACTATTGTGCAACTCGGGCAGCACAATCAATTGAGCTTCTCGAGCAGCACACCAGCGAATATTAGTAATTAATTTATGTATATTCGATTGAATATCAGAAGTGTTAGACTGCTGTACTAATCCTAATTTTATTAGTTGTGTCTGTATTGAAGTGTTATGGAACAAATTTTGTCTCATAAAAGGAATCCTTTAGGTATTTGCATTGTTACACAATGTAAGCTTCCACGTTGTTTAATTAACGGCAAACAATTTATTCCAATAATTTTTTTGTCTAAAAAAGCCTTCTGCAAAGACATTTGAGCTATTTCATCCAAATAAGAATCATAAGTTGGTATTAAGACAGCATCATTGATTATTAAAAAATTGGCATAAGTAGCAGGTAAACGTTTCCCCTGATAATAAATAGCTTCTGCCATCGGAAGTGGAACTAATTGATATGGATTCCCTTCCAAAGTTTGGAAGGTACTTAATTCTTTTTCCATTAAGGAAAGTTCCTCAAAATGCTCATCGTTTTTATTCGTACATTGCACAAAAGCAATAGTTTTTCTACTACAAAATCTTACTAAAGTGTCTATGTGAGCGTCCGTATCATCTCCAAAGAGGTAACCGTTATTTAACCACAGTACTCTTTTAACTCCAAATATTTTTTTGAATACATTTTCCAAATCAAATTGAGTCATGGATTCATTTCTATTTAGAGACAAAAGACAACGAGCAGTAGTCAAAAGAGTCCCATTCCCATCACTTTCAATACTTCCACCTTCTAAAACTATATCTATTTTTTTATAACCTACTGCTGGAGCAAAAATTTTACTTGCATATAAATGATGAGTTATCTGATTATCATAGTTCGCAGGGAATTTTAATCCCCAACCATTAAAATTAAAATCCAGAATGCACGGTTTATTTCCAATAAAGATCGACAACGGACCATGATCACGAACCCAACTATCATTGGAAGGAAGTTCACAAAAAATAATTTTAGAATAATCTATATCTCCTAATGCATCCCGTACTTCGTCAATTGAAACACAAATAACAACTAATTTCTCTTTCAGGATAATTTCTTTAGCAATGGATACAAAACAAGATTTAACTTCATTCAAAATGGGCTTCCAATCAGTATTCACATGAGGAAACGTAAGCATAACTCCATCTTGTAGTCCCCATTCCGCTGGTAGTGTTATTGACTGCATCTTTTACTACTATTCCTCAATTCTTGCTTCAATATTTATGTATGTATAACTATTTCTAAATAAAATAGCTTAAATAGTTTAAGCATTCTAATTATATATATTTTCTGTAAATGAATCAGCTGCACCTTCCCAAATACTGTATTCAAATATTATTTGTAAAAATATAAAATTTCTTAATTTTATTATTATAACATAACACAGTTTCTTACTATGACACTTATGGATGGACGTGCTATTGCAGCACAAATCAAATTGGAAATAACTAAAGAAGTACAGCAAATTGTAATAAATGGTGAGAAAAAACCTCATTTAGCAGCAATATTAGTAGGACATGACTGTAGTAGTGAAACCTATGTAGCTAACAAAGTTAAAACTTGCGAAGAATTGGGGTTTCAATCTACGCTTATTCGTTATGAAAGTGATTTAATTGAAAATAAATTATTGGCAACGGTTGAGAAACTAAACCAAGATTCTAATATAGATGGTTTTATTATTCAATTACCATTGCCTAAACATATATCCGAACAAAAAGTAATAGAAGCTATAGACTACAAAAAAGATGTAGACGGTTTTCATCCTGTTAATGCAGGACGGATGGCTATTGGGCTTCCTTGTTTTGTACCGGCAACTCCAGCAGGTATTCTCGAATTATTAAAAAGATATAAAATAACAACAGCAGGTAAGCATTGCGTAGTATTGGGAAGAAGTAATATTGTAGGAAAACCGATTGCAAATTTGCTGATGCGAAAAGCTTATCCAGGGGATTGTACAGTAACGGTCTGTCATAGTCGTACGAAAAATATTTTAAAGCACTGTTTGGAAGCTGATATTATCATTGCCGCAATGGGTGTGCCAGAATTTTTAAAAGGAAATATGGTCAAAGACGGAGTTGTCGTGATTGATGTTGGTACTACCCGTGTTCTTTCAACAGAAACTGATTCTGGTTTTAAACTAAGAGGAGATGTGCGTTTCAAAGAAGTTGCTCCAAAATGTTCTTATATTTCCCCTGTCCCTGGTGGAGTAGGTCCAATGACTATTATATCTTTAATGCGAAATACGCTCCTTGCAAGAAAGAAAGTTATTTATTCATGACGAAAGATAAAAATACTGCATGTATTGATATACAAGGTGCTCGTGTACATAATCTAAAAAATATAAACGTGACTATTCCTCGTAATAGTTTTACGGTCATTACTGGTTTAAGTGGTAGCGGTAAATCTTCATTAGCTTTTGACACTCTTTTTGTAGAGGGACAACGACGATACATAGATACTTTTTCCGTCTATGCTCGCTCCTTCCTGCATAATGTGGAACGTCCTGATGTAGATCGAATTACGGGTTTAAGTCCAGTAATTTCCATTGAACAAAAAACTACTAACCGTAGTCCACGTTCTACAGTTGGAACGATGACAGAAATTTATGATTACCTGCGCTTACTTTTTGCTCGTGTTGGTGAAGCTTATTCTTACATAAGTGGCGAAAAAATGGTTAAATACACAGAAGAACATATTTTAGAATTGATTATAAGCCGTTATAACGGAAAAAAAGTTTACTTATTGTCTCCTATTGTAAAGAATAGAAAAGGACATTATAGAGAACTGTTCGAACAATTTGCTAAAAGGGGATTTTTGAATGTTCGCATTGATGGCAAACTAAAAGAAATTATCCCAGCGTTAAGGCTTGATCGTTATAAATACCATTCTGTAGAAGTGGTTATAGACAAACTGCTAATTACTGATAAGGATAAAAAACGAATCAAAAAGAGTGTATATACAGCAATGAATTATAGTGATGGATTATTAATGGTATTGGAATTAGAATCTGGAAATGTCAGTTATTTTAGCCGTCATTTGATGTGTCCTTCTACAGGATTGTCATATAACGACCCTGCTCCTCACAATTTCTCCTTCAATTCCCCTCATGGGGCATGTTCAAAATGCAAAGGAACAGGACAAATAAATGAAATAGATAAAAATCTAATTATGCCACACCCAGAATTAAGTATTTATCAAGGAGGTATCGCACCTTTAGGGAAATACCGTGAAATATTGATTTTTAATCAATTGGAAATTACTTTAAAAAAGTATGGAATTGATTTACACACTTCTCTAAAAGATTTTTCTGAGGAAGCCATTAATGATATTATGAATGGAGTAACGGAACAAATATCTATTCATTCCGATGCGGCTTATTCCAATTCCAACCATTGCTTATCATCATTTGAAGGAATATATAAATATATCCTTATTCAAAAGGAACAAGGATCTTCCCGTTCAGCAACTCAGTGGGCAACTAAATTTATTACTACAGCAATTTGTCCAGAATGTAATGGACAACGATTAAACAAAGAAGCTCTTCATTATCGTATAAATGGGAAAAACATTGCTGATTTAACATCTCTGGAAATTCCAGAATTATTCAATTGGATCAATACTACTGAACTCTGCTTGAATAAATATCAAAAACAGATAGCAATAGAAATCTTAAAAGAAATACGAACTCGTACCCAGTTTCTTTTGAATATAGGATTAAATTATCTTACGCTTAATAGATCTTCTGCTTCATTATCGGGGGGAGAAGGTCAACGAATTAGATTAGCAACACAAATTGGTTCGCAGTTGGTAAATGTACTTTATATATTAGATGAACCAAGTATTGGTCTTCACCAGCGAGATAATATTCGTCTAATAGGAGCATTGAAGCAACTGCGAGACATCGGCAATTCGGTTATTGTAGTCGAACACGATAAGGAAATGATAATGAATGCAGATTACATTGTCGAGTTAGGTCCAAAAGCAGGAAAATTGGGTGGAGAAATTGTTTTTACAGGAACTCCTGAAGAGTTACTAAAAAAAAATACTCTAACTGCCTCTTATATTAGTGAGAAGAAAAATATTTTAATATCGAAAAAAAGGAAGGGGAATAAGAAAAATATTTTTTTGAAAGGTGCAAGTGGTAATAATCTTAAAAATGTAGATATCATTTTTCCTTTAGGTAAATTCATCTGTATAACAGGAGTATCTGGTAGTGGAAAATCCACTTTGATCAACGAAACTCTACAGCCTATAATTAGCCAAAAATTGTATAACTCACTCAAAGAACCATTACCTTACCAGTCAATAGAAGGGATAGAAAATTTAGATAAAATAGTAAATGTAGATCAATCTCCCATTGGGAGGACATTTCGCTCGAATCCAGCAACTTATATCGGCATTTTTTCTGAAATACGTAACCTTTTTACCGAACTTACCGAATCGAAAATAAAAGGTTATAAGCCAGGACACTTCTCTTTCAATATTAAAGGTGGTCGTTGCGAGGTTTGCAAAGGGAATGGATACAAAACTATTGAAATGAATTTTCTCCCTAACGTATATGTTCCCTGTGAACAATGTCAAGGGAAGAGGTATAATCAGGCAATATTAGGGATTCTATACAAAGGAAAATCTATTGCTGATGTACTAAACATGACTATTAATCAAGCAATAGAATTCTTCAAATATTTTCCATCCATAAATAATAAAATAAAAGTATTGCAGGAAGTAGGATTAGGTTATATCTGTTTAGGACAACCGTCCACTACATTATCTGGAGGTGAAAGCCAACGAATAAAATTAGCTACTGAACTATCAAAGCAAGATACAGGAAAAACGCTTTACATACTTGACGAACCTACTACGGGATTGCATTTTGAAGATATAAGAGTTTTGTTAGAGGTAATCAATCGTCTGGTAAATAGAAAAAACACTGTGATCATCATCGAACATAATATGGAGGTAATTAAATCTGCTGACTATGTAATAGATATGGGACCAGAAGGTGGGAGAGATGGTGGAGAAATCCTCTTTGCAGGAACGCCTGAACAACTAATACAATCAAAAAAGGGATATACTTCCCACTTTTTCCGAACCAGCTTTATTTAAAATAATCTCTTATACAGAATTAAAGAAATTTTGATTTGTCATCAATTGTATTCACATGAGTAAGAATAAGTATGAGAGCCAAAAATCGCGATGACTTTACTTTTTCTCTTTTTTACTTTATTTCTCGATCATAAATTTTTGTGTTTTTTCTTAAAGGCTTAAAGGAAGGGGAAATAAATTCTTTATAAGAAAAACGTTGAATATGAATTTCTTTCACTCTATCGTACAATTTTTTCTTCAATTTCTCTATATTTTGTTTCTTGCGCGCTGAAATAAATACACAATTTTCATGTAACTTGCCCCCCCACGTTTTTTTTAACTCATCTAATGGAACATTTGCCTGGTCTCTTGAGATTAAGTCATTCTTATCTCCAGTAATATGTAAAAGAGCATCTATTTTGTTAAAAACAACTATATAGGGTTTTTTTTCTTTGTTGATTTCATTCAGAGTTTGAATTACTACTTTCACTTGTTCCTCGAATGATGGATGAGAAATATCTACAATATGTATCAATAAATCGGCTTCACGTACTTCATCAAGTGTGGATTTAAATGACTCTATCAATTCAGTTGGAAGTTTACGTATGAATCCTACTGTATCGGTAAGGAGGAAAACTAAATTATTGATAGTTACTTTACGAACAGTGGTATCTATAGTAGCAAATAGTTTATTTTCGGTAAAAATATCGGATTTGCTTAATAAACTCATTAGTGTAGATTTTCCTACATTGGTATAACCTACCAAAGCTACGCGTACCATCCGTCCGCGATTGCTTCTTTGAACTACCTTTTGTTTATCAATCTTTTTCAGTTCTTTTTTTAGATGAATAATTTTATTGAGAATAATACGACGATCGGTCTCCAATTGGGTTTCACCAGGTCCACGCATTCGAAAACCACCACTTTGCCTCTCAAGGTGTGTCCATAAATGAGTTAAGCGAGGAAGCATATAATTATATTGTGCTAATTCCACCTGTTTTTTTGCATGAGCTGTTTGTGCTCGAGAAGCAAAAATATCTAAAATCAAGCTTGTCCGATCCATAATTTTAACTTTCAAGATGGTTTCTAAATTTCGTAATTGCTTAGTAGTAAGTTCATCATCAAAAATGACAATATCGATTTTATTATTTTTATTCTCTGTGAAGTCTTTGATTTCCAGCAGTTTCCCACTTCCAACAAAACTGACTGGATGAGAATAGTCCAATCGTTGTGTAAATCGCTTGACCGATTGAATCCCAGCTGTTTTGGCAAGAAATTCCAATTCATCAAGGTATTCACCCAACTTCGTTTCACTTTGTTCAGGGGTAATCAAACCAATTAATATTGCATTATTTATCATAATGAACCACTATGAATAACATGTTATTATAATTGCTGTAAGACAATATAGGAAAATATTCCTTTAATAAATAAACCGAAATTTATTTATATTTGCGAATCATTACATCAAAACTTAATTGTCCAATGAGTATTTTTAAAACAAAACCGATTTCTGTTTTGCTTTCTGAAGCAAAACAGGAAGGGGAAAATACATTAAAAAAAACATTCGGTCCTTTCAGCTTAATAGCTTTGGGATTAGGGGCTATTATTGGTGCAGGATTATTCTCCATTGTTGGGATTGCTGCAGGTAATTATGCGGGACCCTCTATTATTATTTCATTTCTAATTGCAGCAGTTGGATGTTGTTTTGCAGGGTTATGTTATGCCGAATTTGCCTCTATGTTACCTGTAGCAGGAAGTGCTTATACCTATTCTTACGCTACTTTGGGTGAATTTGGTGCATGGATAATAGGCTGGAATTTAGTATTGGAATACGCTGTAGGAGTACTTACTATTAGTATTAGTTGGAGTCGTTATTTCGTAAAATTTCTAGAACAATTATCAATACACGTTCCTAGCGAATGGACAATAGGACCATGGGAAGGAGGAATTATAAATCTACCTGCTGCTCTCATTATCGTTTTGATAAGTTTTTTATTGACAAGAGGAACAGAAAGTAGCTCGAAAATAAATAATGTTATTGTTTTTTTGAAAGTAGCTGTGGTTCTCGCTTTTATCATCTTAGGTTGGAGATTTATTAATTACGAAAATTACGTTCCCTTTATACCTAAAAACGAAGGGAAGTGGGGTGAATTTGGATTTAGTGGAATCATTCATGCAGCTGCCCTTATCTTCTTTGCTTATGTCGGTTTTGATGCAGTGAGTACTGCTGCACAAGAAACTAAGAATCCTCAACGAGATATGCCTATTGGTATCATGGGTTCTTTGATATTATGTGCCATATTGTATATCCTTTTTTCTTTTGTAATAGTAGGTGTAACTAACTATACAAAATTTCAAGGGAAAGATGGTATTGCACCAGTAAAGGTTGCTATTGATCAAATGGGAACTTTTCAATGGTTAAATTATGCTATCATACCTTCTATTCTTATTGGATTTGTATCTGTCATATTAGTAATGCTATTAGGACAGAGCCGTGTTTTTTATTCTATGAGTCGTGATGGGCTACTTCCTCAATTATTTTCAGACATACATCCCAAGTATCATACACCGTATAAAAGCAATGTTTTATGCATGATGGTCGTTAGTATTTGTGCTCTTTTTGTACCTGCACGCATAACAAGTGAACTATCAAGTATTGGGACGCTTACGATTTTTATTATTGTTTGTTTCGGTATATTAATTATGAGAAAAAAGATGCCAGATGTCCATCGTACTTTTCGTACTCCTTGGGTGCCATTCATCCCTATATTAGGCATATTTACATGCCTCTCTATGATGTTTTTTTTATCATTTGAGACATGGATACTTTTAATTCTTTGGACATTAATAGGGTATGATATATATGTTTTTTATGGTTTCAACCATAGTAGATGGGGAGCTAAAAACAAAAAAAGTTTCAATACATTGTCTGTTATAGGAGTGAGCTTTTCTATTCTTCTATTAGCACTTACTATCGCTCGTCAATATCAAATTGAGTGGAAACAGACGAAAATTGTCGTTTCATGGGTAATATCTTTATTCCATATCATAATGTATATTTCCTTCTTTTTCAAAGAAAAAGATGATTGTAAATTGTAATATAAGAATTACAGTAATTTTTTTTTTACTACAAAAACAGCAAAACACTTTAATAAAAGTTGGAAACAATATATCGTTATTTATCGCCCATTGGATGTTTGGAAATAAAAGCAGAGGAAAAAATACTTACAAGGTTGTATTTATGTAAAAAAAACGCATTATCGGACAATTTTATATCTAACCATCCAATTATTCAACAAACTTGTATTCAATTGAATGAGTATTTTGCAAAAAAACGCCAATCCTTCGAACTTCCACTTGACATAATAAAAGGAACAGTATTTCAGAAAAAGGTATGGGAAGAATTACAACTCATTCCCTATGGAAAGACAATCAGTTATTTACAACTAGCACAAGCTATTCATTGCCCAAACGCTTATAGAGCAGCAGGAACAGCAACTAGTAAAAATCCTATTATTATTATAATTCCTTGCCAT of the Candidatus Azobacteroides pseudotrichonymphae genomovar. CFP2 genome contains:
- a CDS encoding glucosamine-6-phosphate deaminase, whose product is MKLDLSSKIILEHIPSRYYQLQNEFETRQEKLPVKIYESEKEASSQICTEIAKAIRERQTINEPIAIAVQSGNSLQTIYQELIRVHREEGLSFQNVILFNLYEYYPLQPHSNSSFSFLKSTLIDHINIPSRQIYTLNGRINKEVILSHCLQYEEIIARVGGIDFMLLGLSESGNIGINMLRSGINSSTRLVMLDMPSKKEASDSIFGAINNVPIGAITMGLSTIMQAKRIVMIAFGGEKASSVYDVVEGNEPDTIASHLCNHLNICLHIDRRAAHQLTRISRPWLVTHCEWNDKLIRRAIVHLCQKIDKPILKLTNKDYQDNHLEELLSIYNSAYNVNIRVFNDLQHTITGWPGGKPNTDDTNRPEKAFPYPKKIAIFSPHPDDDIISMGGTFRRLIEQNHDVYVVYETSGNIAVNDEDVIRYISLFENIRQRYDSTNAILKVKYDKILRFLLHGEEIDGVDILDILFVKARIRRQEAIAACRYLGLSANKVRFLDLPFYETGEIRKNPLSEKDIGIIIDYLRELQPDRIFVAGDLADPHGTHKMCLDIVLAAVDELKGEKWLNNNCRIWMYRGAWQEWRIEDIEMAVPLSPEELRTKRNAILRHQSQMESAPFLGNDERLFWQRSEDRNRATAELYRQLGLANYEAIEAFVEYKLLR
- a CDS encoding carbon-nitrogen hydrolase gives rise to the protein MRQNLFHNTSIQTQLIKLGLVQQSNTSDIQSNIHKLITNIRWCAAREAQLIVLPELHNSLYFCQTENIKAFDISESIPGYSTRLFGKLAQELGIILILSLFERRTLGLYHNTAVVIERDGNIVGRYRKMHIPDDPAYYEKFYFAPGDLGFQPIQTSLGRLGILICWDQWYPEAARLMALSGADILIYPTAIGYESSDTDEEKRKQKNAWIISQQAHAIHNGLPSVTVNRVGHEYDSSGQTNGILFWGNSFVCGGQGEIIAQASDMQEENLIVDINFHRQEEIRRVWPFLRDRRIDAYENLTRRFID
- a CDS encoding agmatine deiminase family protein, which gives rise to MQSITLPAEWGLQDGVMLTFPHVNTDWKPILNEVKSCFVSIAKEIILKEKLVVICVSIDEVRDALGDIDYSKIIFCELPSNDSWVRDHGPLSIFIGNKPCILDFNFNGWGLKFPANYDNQITHHLYASKIFAPAVGYKKIDIVLEGGSIESDGNGTLLTTARCLLSLNRNESMTQFDLENVFKKIFGVKRVLWLNNGYLFGDDTDAHIDTLVRFCSRKTIAFVQCTNKNDEHFEELSLMEKELSTFQTLEGNPYQLVPLPMAEAIYYQGKRLPATYANFLIINDAVLIPTYDSYLDEIAQMSLQKAFLDKKIIGINCLPLIKQRGSLHCVTMQIPKGFLL
- the folD gene encoding bifunctional methylenetetrahydrofolate dehydrogenase/methenyltetrahydrofolate cyclohydrolase FolD, which gives rise to MTLMDGRAIAAQIKLEITKEVQQIVINGEKKPHLAAILVGHDCSSETYVANKVKTCEELGFQSTLIRYESDLIENKLLATVEKLNQDSNIDGFIIQLPLPKHISEQKVIEAIDYKKDVDGFHPVNAGRMAIGLPCFVPATPAGILELLKRYKITTAGKHCVVLGRSNIVGKPIANLLMRKAYPGDCTVTVCHSRTKNILKHCLEADIIIAAMGVPEFLKGNMVKDGVVVIDVGTTRVLSTETDSGFKLRGDVRFKEVAPKCSYISPVPGGVGPMTIISLMRNTLLARKKVIYS
- the uvrA gene encoding excinuclease ABC subunit UvrA, which gives rise to MTKDKNTACIDIQGARVHNLKNINVTIPRNSFTVITGLSGSGKSSLAFDTLFVEGQRRYIDTFSVYARSFLHNVERPDVDRITGLSPVISIEQKTTNRSPRSTVGTMTEIYDYLRLLFARVGEAYSYISGEKMVKYTEEHILELIISRYNGKKVYLLSPIVKNRKGHYRELFEQFAKRGFLNVRIDGKLKEIIPALRLDRYKYHSVEVVIDKLLITDKDKKRIKKSVYTAMNYSDGLLMVLELESGNVSYFSRHLMCPSTGLSYNDPAPHNFSFNSPHGACSKCKGTGQINEIDKNLIMPHPELSIYQGGIAPLGKYREILIFNQLEITLKKYGIDLHTSLKDFSEEAINDIMNGVTEQISIHSDAAYSNSNHCLSSFEGIYKYILIQKEQGSSRSATQWATKFITTAICPECNGQRLNKEALHYRINGKNIADLTSLEIPELFNWINTTELCLNKYQKQIAIEILKEIRTRTQFLLNIGLNYLTLNRSSASLSGGEGQRIRLATQIGSQLVNVLYILDEPSIGLHQRDNIRLIGALKQLRDIGNSVIVVEHDKEMIMNADYIVELGPKAGKLGGEIVFTGTPEELLKKNTLTASYISEKKNILISKKRKGNKKNIFLKGASGNNLKNVDIIFPLGKFICITGVSGSGKSTLINETLQPIISQKLYNSLKEPLPYQSIEGIENLDKIVNVDQSPIGRTFRSNPATYIGIFSEIRNLFTELTESKIKGYKPGHFSFNIKGGRCEVCKGNGYKTIEMNFLPNVYVPCEQCQGKRYNQAILGILYKGKSIADVLNMTINQAIEFFKYFPSINNKIKVLQEVGLGYICLGQPSTTLSGGESQRIKLATELSKQDTGKTLYILDEPTTGLHFEDIRVLLEVINRLVNRKNTVIIIEHNMEVIKSADYVIDMGPEGGRDGGEILFAGTPEQLIQSKKGYTSHFFRTSFI
- the hflX gene encoding GTPase HflX — encoded protein: MINNAILIGLITPEQSETKLGEYLDELEFLAKTAGIQSVKRFTQRLDYSHPVSFVGSGKLLEIKDFTENKNNKIDIVIFDDELTTKQLRNLETILKVKIMDRTSLILDIFASRAQTAHAKKQVELAQYNYMLPRLTHLWTHLERQSGGFRMRGPGETQLETDRRIILNKIIHLKKELKKIDKQKVVQRSNRGRMVRVALVGYTNVGKSTLMSLLSKSDIFTENKLFATIDTTVRKVTINNLVFLLTDTVGFIRKLPTELIESFKSTLDEVREADLLIHIVDISHPSFEEQVKVVIQTLNEINKEKKPYIVVFNKIDALLHITGDKNDLISRDQANVPLDELKKTWGGKLHENCVFISARKKQNIEKLKKKLYDRVKEIHIQRFSYKEFISPSFKPLRKNTKIYDREIK
- a CDS encoding amino acid permease: MSIFKTKPISVLLSEAKQEGENTLKKTFGPFSLIALGLGAIIGAGLFSIVGIAAGNYAGPSIIISFLIAAVGCCFAGLCYAEFASMLPVAGSAYTYSYATLGEFGAWIIGWNLVLEYAVGVLTISISWSRYFVKFLEQLSIHVPSEWTIGPWEGGIINLPAALIIVLISFLLTRGTESSSKINNVIVFLKVAVVLAFIILGWRFINYENYVPFIPKNEGKWGEFGFSGIIHAAALIFFAYVGFDAVSTAAQETKNPQRDMPIGIMGSLILCAILYILFSFVIVGVTNYTKFQGKDGIAPVKVAIDQMGTFQWLNYAIIPSILIGFVSVILVMLLGQSRVFYSMSRDGLLPQLFSDIHPKYHTPYKSNVLCMMVVSICALFVPARITSELSSIGTLTIFIIVCFGILIMRKKMPDVHRTFRTPWVPFIPILGIFTCLSMMFFLSFETWILLILWTLIGYDIYVFYGFNHSRWGAKNKKSFNTLSVIGVSFSILLLALTIARQYQIEWKQTKIVVSWVISLFHIIMYISFFFKEKDDCKL
- a CDS encoding methylated-DNA--[protein]-cysteine S-methyltransferase, coding for METIYRYLSPIGCLEIKAEEKILTRLYLCKKNALSDNFISNHPIIQQTCIQLNEYFAKKRQSFELPLDIIKGTVFQKKVWEELQLIPYGKTISYLQLAQAIHCPNAYRAAGTATSKNPIIIIIPCHRVINTNGRLGGYTYGVKIKKQLLDLEQ